The following proteins are co-located in the Haliotis asinina isolate JCU_RB_2024 chromosome 13, JCU_Hal_asi_v2, whole genome shotgun sequence genome:
- the LOC137259625 gene encoding uncharacterized protein produces MAHNHTGSKRRHLESISSDESITDFDSWARFIVIEAEDHLPIKLNPFAISKAIHGHCGEVKNVTRLRSGSLLVECVRKQQSLNLLSITTFANIPVIVSEHRTLNSCRGIVRDRTRSLSGMSEQEITDELKQQGVSSVKRFTRRKEDSTIEPTNTYLFTFARSSLPRSIKAGYVNIGVEVYVPTPLRCFKCQKFGHGSKTCTRSVACQRCGDHHDYTDCQQARHCTNCGGQHMASSKSCPVWQTESKILKLKCENNITFGEARKLLTSQLGSQSTSQSTLTYANAVSQAAATSSVSCQTDFTWINSEQPVVIPPVIMVDSQTSTSSSTAQAESQTQPVVEHPSSGKSTKSNRKKLNRNQSPRNPVSSEVPVHNTYSAMDMDVTPLSQSSASSRSRERSPIEPP; encoded by the coding sequence ATGGCTCATAATCACACTGGTTCAAAACGCAGGCATCTAGAATCAATTTCTTCTGACGAGAGTATTACAGATTTTGATTCCTGGGCTCGATTCATCGTGATAGAAGCTGAAGACCACTTACCAATtaaactgaacccctttgccatttctaaggctATTCATGGACATTGTGGCGAGGTGAAGAATGTCACCCGGCTGCGCTCTGGCTCTTTACTGGTAGAATGTGTGAGGAAACAACAATCCCTCAATCTGTTATCCATCACTACATTTGCCAATATTCCGGTGATTGTTTCTGAACACAGGACACTCAACTCCTGCCGAGGCATAGTACGTGACCGGACCCGTTCCTTGTCTGGTATGTCGGAGCAGGAAATAACTgatgaattaaaacaacaaggagTGTCTTCTGTTAAACGTTTTACTCGGAGGAAGGAAGATTCAACAATAGAACCAACAAATACGTACTTGTTTACGTTTGCCAGATCTTCATTACCACGCTCTATCAAAGCTGGTTATgtcaacatcggagtggaggtgtatgtccccactccactccgatgctttaaatgtcagaagtttggccacggaTCAAAGACTTGTACTCGCTCCGTAGCTTGTCAACGCTGTGGCGATCATCATGATTACACCGACTGTCAACAAGCAAGGCACTGTACAAATTGTGGTGGCCAACATATGGCCTCATCCAAATCCTGCCCTGTTTGGCAAACCGAATCAAAAATCTTAAAACTAAAATGTGAGAACAACATTACTTTTGGAGAAGCCAGGAAGCTATTGACTTCTCAACTAGGCTCTCAATCCACATCTCAGTCCACACTCACATATGCTAATGCTGTTTCTCAGGCGGCTGCAACTtcgtctgtttcatgtcagacgGACTTCACTTGGATCAATTCGGAACAACCTGTTGTAATACCACCTGTCATCATGGTTGATAGCCAAACATCGACTTCATCTTCTACTGCTCAGGCTGAAAGTCAGACGCAACCAGTCGTGGAACACCCATCCAGTGGAAAAAGCACAAAAAGTAATAGAAAAAAGTTAAATAGAAACCAATCTCCCAGGAATCCCGTTTCATCCGAGGTACCTGTCCACAACACCTACAGTGCTATGGACATGGATGTAACTCCATTATCACAGAGTTCTGCGTCATCACGCTCACGTGAGAGATCACCCATTGAACCTCCATGA